A portion of the Deinococcus fonticola genome contains these proteins:
- a CDS encoding metallophosphoesterase family protein, whose amino-acid sequence MIRLAILADLHANLAATQAVHADLQRRGLSEIWVLGDLVGKGPRPREVLEWTQAHAKRVIQGNWDARVAGATHRPQDLWPRSKLTPPQLEYLGSLPYGIEEQFGGAWWRFVHASSKGLFHRLYPHSSLNDQLDAFQPNPQFGLQQEVDALVYADMHEALMLDVEGRPLINCGSVGNPLDSTLPCYLILEFEEKSPSHTATFVRLTYNRDEEISAAEGSDMPFIREYIAELLTGAYQKRRTREGV is encoded by the coding sequence ATGATTCGTCTCGCCATACTGGCCGACCTGCACGCGAACCTCGCGGCAACCCAGGCCGTTCACGCTGACCTGCAAAGGCGCGGCCTCAGCGAAATCTGGGTGCTGGGTGACCTGGTCGGCAAAGGCCCCCGGCCCCGCGAAGTGCTGGAGTGGACGCAGGCGCACGCCAAGCGCGTCATCCAGGGCAACTGGGACGCCCGCGTGGCCGGCGCCACCCACCGCCCGCAAGACCTGTGGCCGCGCAGCAAACTGACCCCCCCGCAACTGGAGTACCTGGGCAGCTTGCCCTACGGCATCGAGGAGCAGTTCGGCGGGGCCTGGTGGCGCTTCGTTCACGCCAGCAGCAAGGGCCTCTTTCACCGCCTGTACCCGCACTCGTCGCTGAACGACCAGCTCGACGCCTTTCAGCCCAACCCGCAATTTGGGTTGCAACAGGAGGTGGACGCCCTGGTGTACGCCGATATGCACGAGGCGTTGATGCTGGACGTGGAAGGCCGCCCCCTGATCAACTGCGGCAGCGTGGGCAATCCCCTCGACAGCACCCTGCCGTGTTACCTGATCCTGGAATTCGAGGAAAAAAGCCCCAGCCACACCGCCACATTCGTGCGGCTCACTTACAACCGTGACGAGGAAATCAGCGCCGCCGAGGGAAGCGATATGCCCTTTATCCGCGAGTACATTGCCGAACTGCTGACCGGGGCGTACCAGAAGAGAAGGACAAGGGAAGGAGTGTAG